Below is a genomic region from Aurantimonas sp. HBX-1.
GCCGGGCGCGCCGGCGTCGCGTACTTGCGGGCAAGGCCGTTCCACAGCGCCAGGAACGGGCTCGCTTCGGCCGGCTTGCGCACCGGCTTGAGGGCTGCCGCGACGGGTGCCGGCGTCGCCCCGCTCGCGCCCTGGCGCATGCCGTCGATCGCCCCCGAAGCGCCGGCTGCGGCGACTTCCGCCTGCGAGGCATGCTTGAAGTCCGGCCGATGGCGGCGCGAGACCTTCTCGTAGAACGCATTGCCGCCGGCGATCGCCGTGTAGTGCATGTTCCCGTAGGGAAACGACAGGCCGGCGGTGTGGAAGAAGCGCGCGTCGCGGACCGGCTCGTGGCGCTCGCCGGAGAGCACGCGGTAGGCGGTCTTCATGGCGAGATCCTTGCCGGCGCCCATCGTGCGGGTCATGACGCCCGGCGCGAACTGCTTGGGCTGCGCGACCACGGCGCAGACGTCGCTCGGATATTCCCCGGACTCCACGCGGTTCATCACCACCGTCCCGACCGCCATCATGCCGCTCTCGCTGGAGCGGTTGGATTCGAAATACATCGCCCGGGCGAGGCATTCCTGGCTGGGGCCGTAGCTGAGCGGCTTGACCGCCTCCTCGAGGTCCGCGCCCGTGCCGACGCAGCCGGCAAGGGCGAGCGGCGGCAACAGCACGATGGCGGACAGCGACAGGCGGCGGGAGGGTCGGATCGTCTTCATGACGCATCCGTGACCGCACAATGATGACCGCAAGCGGGCGGGTTGCGATCCGGGCGTGGCCGGCGGGCCGTTTACCCGCCCGGTGTGGCCTCGCTGCGTCAGTCGCCGCGCCGGTCAGACCCGCCGCTCGACCATCATCGTGCGGATCTCGGCGATGGCCTTCGCCGGATTCAGGCCCTTCGGGCAGGTCTGGGTGCAGTTCATGATGGTGTGGCAGCGGTAGAGCTTGAACGGATCCTCGAGGTCGTCGAGACGCTCGCCGGTCGCCTCGTCGCGGGAATCGATCAGCCAGCGATAGGCCTGGAGAAGCACGGCGGGCCCGAGATAGCGCTCGCCGTTCCACCAGTAGGACGGGCAGGCGGTCTGGCAGCAGAAGCACAGGATGCACTCGTAGAGCCCGTCGAGCTTCTCGCGGTCGGCGTGGCTCTGGCGCCATTCGCGCTCGGGCTCCGGGGTCTCGGTCTTCAGCCAGGGCTCGATCGAGCGCAGCTGCGCATAGGGGACGGTGAGGTCGGGCACCAGGTCCTTGATCACCGGCATGTGCGGCAGCGGGTAGACCTTGATGGCGCCGCTCACCTCGTCCATGCCCTTGGTGCAGGCCAGCGTGTTGGCGCCGTCGATGTTCATCGCGCAGGAGCCGCAGATGCCTTCGCGGCAGGAGCGCCGCAGCGCCAGGGTCGAGTCGACCTTGTTCTTGATCCACAGGAGCGCGTCGAGGACCATCGGCCCGCAATCGTCGACATCGACATAGAACGTGTCGGTGCGCGGATTGGCGTCGTCGTCCGGCGACCAGCGGTAGATCTTGAACTCGCGGATGTTGGTCGCGCCCTGCGGCCGGTCCCACACCTTGCCTTCGGTGAGGGTGGAGTTCTTCGGAAGCGCAAGCTCGACCATGATCAGTCCAATTTCAGATGGGGATCGTCACGATTGGAATCGTTCGCAACATAAAGGTTGCGGTGCAAAACGCCAGAGACGAAACCGCGCAGGGAACCATTGAATCGGTTGAATTATCCGGCGATTTGCCGGGTTTTGTCAGCGGTTCCGGCTCTCGCCGAGCGGGGTTTCCCGGATGCCGGCCCGGCGTTTGCCGACCGCTTCCGCAACGGCGCGCGCGGCGTCTGCGGAAATCAGCCCCTGCTCGGCCGAGAGTGTCGCCGCCGCCTCCAGGCTCGCGCCGATGGTGACCGGGACGCCGGCCGACCGCAGCGCGGCGAGCGCCTCCGTCACCGCCGGGCTGTGTCCCTCCGGCGTGACGTCGCGGATGTGGACGGCGAGCACGCGCCCCGGATGCCGCCGGTTCGCCTCGGCATAGATCGCCGCGTCGCGCTGGCCGGAATCGCCAATCAGCAGGAAGGGCAGATGCGGATAGGCGTCCATGACCCGCTCGATCATCGCCAGCTTGTGGGTGTCGTGGCTGCCGGTGAACCATTTGGTCTCGTCGATGCCGAAATCGCGCAGCAGCATCGGGCCCACCGGGATGGCGTGAAGGCGCATGAACCGCTCGAACAGGTCGAAGAGGTTCCACGGGCTGGAGGAGACATAGAAGATCGGGTTGGTTTCCGGCCCGGCCTCGCCCCGCGTCAGCGCGCGGTAAAGATGCGTGACGCCGGGAAACGCCGTGCGGCTCTCGGCAGAATTGGCGACGACCGTCCGCCAATGGCGGAAGAGATTGGTGGCGCCGGTTTCGACGATCGTGTCGTCGATGTCGGAGATGATCCCGAAGCGGGCCTCCGGCGGGACCAGCCGTACCGGGACGCTGGCGCCTAGCGGTCGCCAGTCGTAGCCGGGGACGTCCGTCAGCGTCAGGTCGACATGGGTCCAGGCCCCGCCGGCCGGGATGTCCGGCGCCTCGACGGTGAAATCGAAGAAGCCTTCGCGGTCGGTGGTCGCGGTGCCGGACCGGCCGGCGCCTTCAAAGGCGAGTTCGGCGCCGGCAATTTCGTCGGACTCGTAGCGGCGGAACGTCAGGCGGAGATTGGTGAGAAGGGAATCGCTGTGCAGGGCCGAGACCACGCCCTCGTCCTCGACGACGCGCCCGCGCACCCAGAGGCTCTTCGCCGTGCCGAAGCCGAGATAGGGCAGGATGATCGGTGTGCCGAGGAGCCCGGCGCGGCGCTTCAGCCCGTGTCGCAGGCGCGACCAGCGCCGTTCCGCCGAAAGGGCCAGG
It encodes:
- a CDS encoding cell wall hydrolase; protein product: MKTIRPSRRLSLSAIVLLPPLALAGCVGTGADLEEAVKPLSYGPSQECLARAMYFESNRSSESGMMAVGTVVMNRVESGEYPSDVCAVVAQPKQFAPGVMTRTMGAGKDLAMKTAYRVLSGERHEPVRDARFFHTAGLSFPYGNMHYTAIAGGNAFYEKVSRRHRPDFKHASQAEVAAAGASGAIDGMRQGASGATPAPVAAALKPVRKPAEASPFLALWNGLARKYATPARPAAEASTAPTTATPDLVAATAADAAPAANAALPGVTTAAPLPAGRPETPAEAVVAASSASTNTLAERGGRVVSPTARP
- a CDS encoding succinate dehydrogenase iron-sulfur subunit, which produces MVELALPKNSTLTEGKVWDRPQGATNIREFKIYRWSPDDDANPRTDTFYVDVDDCGPMVLDALLWIKNKVDSTLALRRSCREGICGSCAMNIDGANTLACTKGMDEVSGAIKVYPLPHMPVIKDLVPDLTVPYAQLRSIEPWLKTETPEPEREWRQSHADREKLDGLYECILCFCCQTACPSYWWNGERYLGPAVLLQAYRWLIDSRDEATGERLDDLEDPFKLYRCHTIMNCTQTCPKGLNPAKAIAEIRTMMVERRV
- a CDS encoding App1 family protein translates to MLHSLALSAERRWSRLRHGLKRRAGLLGTPIILPYLGFGTAKSLWVRGRVVEDEGVVSALHSDSLLTNLRLTFRRYESDEIAGAELAFEGAGRSGTATTDREGFFDFTVEAPDIPAGGAWTHVDLTLTDVPGYDWRPLGASVPVRLVPPEARFGIISDIDDTIVETGATNLFRHWRTVVANSAESRTAFPGVTHLYRALTRGEAGPETNPIFYVSSSPWNLFDLFERFMRLHAIPVGPMLLRDFGIDETKWFTGSHDTHKLAMIERVMDAYPHLPFLLIGDSGQRDAAIYAEANRRHPGRVLAVHIRDVTPEGHSPAVTEALAALRSAGVPVTIGASLEAAATLSAEQGLISADAARAVAEAVGKRRAGIRETPLGESRNR